From Oreochromis niloticus isolate F11D_XX linkage group LG14, O_niloticus_UMD_NMBU, whole genome shotgun sequence, one genomic window encodes:
- the cep164 gene encoding centrosomal protein of 164 kDa isoform X2 — MTAAALVGDQLILEEEYDENYIPSEQEIQEYAREIGIDPDNEPELLWLAREGIVAPLPPEWKPCQDVTGDIYYFNFTTGQSTWDHPCDEHYRRLVAQERERGQLTATAGGTGTKKDKKKKKEKKEKKEKKKKEPLKTPGALSSSLGPLQSSLTSLAPLRGLDTPGQSALSGSAPALRGSLGSSGGLEPLKTPLQAPRTSGSTRILGSRQEERVSLTLPDFDSDDEKISENEPSPHESDRLLKNLHLDLDALGGSLKYEESDATGAAPAEERTEPELQDLGLSGDHSPEPQSQQDSLKGRHIHLSPQIGSGNHVSEAGADAVTPHPENSSEHSEEEVAEELNEAEEEEQQGSTLDKDEKGAKETKGDVEGRQEDGKSQEEGKEIEDAQSKAAGENEKGEDENNEIEEECCEDEDEDKDEDRERKEEEQKIEEEECEDGSSEVVKKSSKSDQGGVSREEDRTDKERDELERTVSDGGHSERKEEEVETSSKGGQEEESDKALERCSLSRRKLTESDEVLERYVQSEGEDTERGGVELEDDSVGQRASDSKEEEEEEEEEVIERFKEEGAHDQPASNDRKMKNVTKNSSLPAENSEASKNIEEASSSIDNKLSHKALDINDLSNAVSPLEKTDTEEKEEEKGEKGERKGGGGSKSHVLVKDRDTSPVHKVDWLVLHQSSLSPSPSISSHSDQAVTPRQTAQGLGVPLGLERPETSRGRQARFSSIQADGVKRSLKKQERALEEEPRGRSWKDGEKKESEKEEEEERKRLEREERSKKEREEMERERRKADREIEEEKERIAKEKEQRIRLLREELKREEEEEEEKLRGETEERLRALRQHLLSRRREEEARLNEESDRMLEELRESTKRKREQQQHKLREESEVLLKEVRVTLEEEQTAARERLEAQKTRDIERLKAELEEELETEKKRLQREREEKLDSLKQEVRSTERRRELMMSPRPELQLAEYHRELTDVLQEVREEVQRDHERKLEQLRNDHRREMNSIREKYLDEETAQRERLLSTLQEDRERLQASHAVQLEKLRLQLDAQIQKTELANSRKESELQDLGDQLELRAKELKSQEAMLLTKAADLKRRRKLLGEEEQEVDRQIEALPRLIQERDQLREELERMREEKAQARELINRAREERSEAKEKEERLREELDRAREESRRAREDKEHLETKVALLQERCDRLSHRVSELERGEGASTSLEQEQDRKKKAEKATMPSGDREDTSLHVDDLEEPPLSPVPDSNSSMDEFRRYISSHGASIQKTKLFLERESSRLMERQAALQAHPAQGRATEETMRNLEQEAHSVAELERTVQRGNRLLRRKEERLLQLENSIAKEPLFEDLSRLAGGRKVTFDVSESDLSSTVEPPDGTGDIPTVPAKVQELAESLQQISGQLNTVLGALGSLTQQQSTAPYTAFPPPLSHPHSTLAPTSSSSAPVIAQTYNLGTSSLAPPPPLERLSEPPWSWATQSGSAAPPLFSTPISSELSASRDILNSRWSQIFPGAAVAPLGSSTTRPSTAYSSYTPLNEHSRGLHSTPRSAEMDGQRLQGLIDGNKRWLEMRKKDTSIPLFTRYQAPSSKSGLVQLGLDDNNQIRVYHY, encoded by the exons ATGACTGCAGCTGCTCTCGTAGGGGACCAGCTGATCCTCGAAGAGGAATACGATGAGAATTATATACCCTCTGAACAAG AGATCCAAGAGTATGCAAGAGAGATTGGCATTGACCCCGACAATGAGCCAGAACTTCTGTGGCTGGCAAGGGAGGGCATCGTCGCCCCTTTGCCTCCTGAGTGGAAGCCTTG CCAGGATGTGACAGGGGACATCTACTACTTCAACTTCACCACGGGTCAGTCCACCTGGGATCACCCCTGTGACGAGCACTACCGACGCCTGGTGGCCCAGGAGCGTGAGCGAGGTCAGCTCACAGCCACAGCTGGGGGCACAGGAACcaagaaagacaagaaaaagaagaaagaaaagaaggagaagaaagagaagaagaagaaggaaccACTCAAAACTCCTGGG GCCCTCAGTTCGTCTCTGGGACCTCTGCAATCTTCGCTTACCAGCCTGGCTCCCCTGCGaggtttggacacccctggccaAAGCGCTCTCTCTGGATCTGCCCCTGCCCTGCGGGGGTCTCTCGGCAGCTCCGGGGGATTGGAACCCCTCAAGACACCCCTACAG GCTCCTCGAACCAGTGGATCAACCAGAATACTCGGCAGCCGACAGGAAGAGAGAGTGTCACTTACTTTGCCTGATTTTGACAGTGATGATGAGAAAATCTCAGAAAACGAG CCAAGTCCTCATGAGTCAGACAGACTATTGAAGAATCTCCACCTGGATCTGGATGCCCTCGGAGGAAGCCTAAAGTATGag GAAAGTGATGCCACTGGCGCAGCACCAGCGGAGGAGAGGACGGAGCCAGAGTTGCAGGATTTGGGCCTGTCTGGTGACCACAGCCCTGAACCACAGTCACAACAA GATTCTCTGAAGGGTCGCCACATCCACCTCTCTCCCCAGATAGGCAGTGGAAATCATGTCAGTGAGGCGGGGGCTGATGCTGTCACTCCTCATCCTGAAAACTCTTCAGAGCACTCAGAAGAGGAGGTAGCAGAGGAGTTAAATGAGgcagaggaagaagagcagCAGGGTAGCACGTTAGACAAGGATGAAAAAGGAGCAAAAGAGACAAAAGGAGATGTGGAAGGTAGACAAGAAGATGGAAAAAGCCAAGAGGAGGGGAAAGAGATAGAGGATGCTCAAAGTAAAGCGGCTGGAGAAAACGAGAAAGGGGAAGATGAAAATAATGAGATAGAGGAAGAGTGCTGTGAAGATGAGGATGAGGACAAAGAcgaagacagagagaggaaagaagaggagcaaaaaatagaagaagaggAATGTGAGGATGGTAGCAGTGAAGTAGTGAAGAAGTCCTCCAAAAGTGATCAAGGCGGAGTAAGTCGGGAGGAGGACAGAACTGACAAAGAGAGGGATGAGCTTGAGAGAACTGTAAGTGACGGAGGGCACAGTGAGAGAAAGGAAGAGGAGGTCGAGACCAGTAGCAAAggagggcaggaggaggagagcgaTAAGGCTTTGGAGAGGTGCTCTCTAAGCCGGAGGAAACTGACAGAGAGTGATGAGGTGTTGGAAAGATATGTACAGAGCGAAGGAGAAGACACAGAGAGGGGGGGAGTGGAGCTAGAGGATGACTCAGTTGGCCAGAGAGCATCAGACagcaaggaggaggaggaggaggaggaggaggaggttatAGAGAGGTTTAAAGAGGAAGGGGCTCATGACCAACCAGCCAGTAATGATCGGAAGATGAAAAATGTGACAAAGAATTCCTCCCTTCCTGCAGAG AATTCTGAAGCCAGTAAGAACATTGAGGAGGCGTCGTCCTCCATAGATAACAAG CTGTCGCACAAGGCTCTGGACATCAACGATCTGTCTAATGCTGTCAGTCCGCTGGAAAAAACTGACACAGAAgagaaggaagaggagaaaggagaaaagggggaaaggaaaggaggagggggcAGCAAGAG CCATGTGCTGGTCAAAGACAGAGACACATCCCCAGTGCATAAAGTTGACTGGCTTGTCCTTCACCAGTCCAGCCTTTCACCGTCACCCTCCATCTCCTCGCATTCAGACCAGGCTGTCACCCCCAGGCAAACGGCCCAGGGCCTCGGCGTACCTCTGGGACTTGAGAGGCCTGAAACTTCCAGGGGCCGACAGGCACGGTTTTCGAGCATCCAGGCTGATGGTGTTAAACGctccttaaaaaaacaagagaggGCTTTGGAAGAAGAGCCGAGAGGGAGAAGCTGGAAAGACGGGGAGAAGAAAGAgagtgagaaagaagaggaagaggagaggaagaggctagagagagaggagaggagtaAGAAGGAAAGAGAGGAGATGGAGAGGGAAAGGAGGAAAGCTGACCGAGAGatagaggaggagaaggagcgCATAGCTAAGGAAAAAGAACAGAGGATTCGTCTCCTCCGGGAAGAGCTgaaaagagaagaggaggaggaggaggagaaactgAGGGGGGAGACTGAGGAAAGACTGAG GGCTTTACGGCAGCACCTCCTGTctagaaggagagaggaggaggccaGGCTGAACGAGGAGTCTGACAGAATGTTGGAGGAGCTCAGAGAGTCTACGAAGAGGAAGAGggagcagcagcaacacaaaCTCAG GGAAGAGAGTGAAGTCCTGTTAAAGGAGGTACGTGTCACTCTAGAGGAAGAGCAAACTGCAGCGCGGGAAAGACTGGAGGCCCAGAAGACACGCGACATCGAGCGACTGAAGGCGGAGTTAGAAGAAGAGCTGGAGACGGAGAAGAAGAGGctccagagagagagggaggagaaacTGGACTCTCTGAAACAGGAG GTCAGAagcacagagaggaggagggagcTGATGATGAGTCCGCGGCCTGAGCTGCAACTGGCCGAGTACCACCGTGAG CTGACCGATGTGCTCCAGGAAGTGCGAGAGGAAGTGCAGCGGGATCACGAGAGGAAGCTAGAGCAGCTGAGGAACGACCACAGGAGAGAGATGAACAGCATAAGAGAGAAATATCTAGACGAG GAGACGGCTCAGAGGGAGCGCTTGCTGTCCACTCTGCAGGAGGACAGAGAGCGACTGCAGGCCTCACATGCTGTCCAGCTGGAGAAGCTCCGCTTACAGCTGGATGCACAGATACAAAAGACTGAGCTGGCAAACTCACGCAAG GAGTCAGAGCTGCAGGATTTGGGGGATCAGCTGGAGCTGAGAGCCAAAGAGCTGAAGAGCCAGGAGGCCATGCTGCTGACCAAG GCAGCAGatctgaagaggaggaggaagctgcttggagaagaggagcaggaagtggacagacAGATAGAG GCCTTACCTCGGCTGATCCAGGAAAGAGACCAGCTGAGAGAGGAGCTGGAGAGGATGAGAGAGGAGAAAGCCCAAGCCAGAGAACTCATCAATAGAGCCAGGGAGGAGAGGAGTGAGGccaaggagaaggaggagaggcTCAGGGAGGAGTTGGACCGAGCCAGGGAAGAGAGCAGGAGAGCCAGGGAGGACAAGGAGCACCTGGAGACCAAGGTGGCATTGCTGCAGGAGAGATGTGACCGCCTCAGCCACAGAGTCAG tgAGCTGGAACGAGGTGAAGGGGCGAGCACGTCCCTGGAACAAGAGCAGGACAGAAAGAAGAAGGCAGAGAAAGCGACGATGCCCTCCGGTGACAGAGAAGACACATCACTACATGTAGATGACCTGGAGGAGCCGCCTCTTTCCCCTGTACctgacagcaacagcagcatgGATGA ATTCCGGCGGTACATCTCCTCACACGGCGCTTCCATCCAGAAGACCAAACTCTTcctggagagagagagcagccGGCTGATGGAGAGGCAGGCGGCCCTGCAGGCCCACCCCGCTCAAGGAAGAGCGACCGAAGAGACGATGAGAAACCTCGAGCAG GAGGCCCACAGTGTGGCAGAGTTGGAGCGGACGGTTCAGAGAGGAAACCGTCTCCTGCGGAGGAAAGAGGAGCGGCTTCTGCAGCTAGAGAACTCTATAGCCAAAGAG CCGCTGTTTGAGGATTTGTCTCGGCTCGCCGGAGGAAGGAAGGTAACCTTTGATGTGAGTGAGTCAGACCTCAGCAGCACCGTGGAACCGCCAGATGGGACAG GAGATATTCCCACCGTTCCAGCCAAAGTCCAGGAATTAGCAGAGTCCCTGCAGCAGATCTCAGGCCAGCTCAACACCGTCCTGGGTGCCTTGGGTTCACTGACCCAGCAGCAGAGCACCGCACCTTACACAGCTTTCCCTCCACCTCTGTCTCATCCTCACTCCACTCTAGCTCCTACCTCCTCCTCATCAGCTCCTGTCATTGCTCAGACGTACAACCTGGGAACCAGCTCCTTAGCCCCGCCTCCTCCTCTGGAGAGGCTCTCAGAGCCACCGTGGAGCTGGGCGACTCAGAGCGGCTCTGCAGCCCCCCCACTCTTCAGCACGCCCATCAGCAGTGAGCTGAGTGCATCCAGGGACATCCTCAACAGCCGCTGGAGCCAGATATTCCCTG GAGCAGCTGTTGCCCCGCTCGGTTCCAGCACGACAAGACCCTCCACAGCTTACTCATCATACACTCCTCTGAA tgAACACAGCCGGGGGCTTCACTCCACACCGAGATCAGCTGAGATGGACGGCCAGAGGCTGCAGGGGCTGATAGACGGCAACAAGAGGTGGCTGGAAATGCGCAAGAAAGACACCAGCAT ACCGCTGTTCACCCGCTATCAGGCTCCCTCCTCAAAGAGCGGGCTGGTCCAGCTGGGCCTGGATGATAACAATCAGATCAGAGTCTATCATTACTGA
- the cep164 gene encoding centrosomal protein of 164 kDa isoform X5 yields the protein MTAAALVGDQLILEEEYDENYIPSEQEIQEYAREIGIDPDNEPELLWLAREGIVAPLPPEWKPCQDVTGDIYYFNFTTGQSTWDHPCDEHYRRLVAQERERGQLTATAGGTGTKKDKKKKKEKKEKKEKKKKEPLKTPGALSSSLGPLQSSLTSLAPLRGLDTPGQSALSGSAPALRGSLGSSGGLEPLKTPLQAPRTSGSTRILGSRQEERVSLTLPDFDSDDEKISENEPSPHESDRLLKNLHLDLDALGGSLKYEESDATGAAPAEERTEPELQDLGLSGDHSPEPQSQQNSEASKNIEEASSSIDNKLSHKALDINDLSNAVSPLEKTDTEEKEEEKGEKGERKGGGGSKSHVLVKDRDTSPVHKVDWLVLHQSSLSPSPSISSHSDQAVTPRQTAQGLGVPLGLERPETSRGRQARFSSIQADGVKRSLKKQERALEEEPRGRSWKDGEKKESEKEEEEERKRLEREERSKKEREEMERERRKADREIEEEKERIAKEKEQRIRLLREELKREEEEEEEKLRGETEERLRALRQHLLSRRREEEARLNEESDRMLEELRESTKRKREQQQHKLREESEVLLKEVRVTLEEEQTAARERLEAQKTRDIERLKAELEEELETEKKRLQREREEKLDSLKQEVRSTERRRELMMSPRPELQLAEYHRELTDVLQEVREEVQRDHERKLEQLRNDHRREMNSIREKYLDEETAQRERLLSTLQEDRERLQASHAVQLEKLRLQLDAQIQKTELANSRKESELQDLGDQLELRAKELKSQEAMLLTKAADLKRRRKLLGEEEQEVDRQIEALPRLIQERDQLREELERMREEKAQARELINRAREERSEAKEKEERLREELDRAREESRRAREDKEHLETKVALLQERCDRLSHRVSFCFLSELERGEGASTSLEQEQDRKKKAEKATMPSGDREDTSLHVDDLEEPPLSPVPDSNSSMDEFRRYISSHGASIQKTKLFLERESSRLMERQAALQAHPAQGRATEETMRNLEQEAHSVAELERTVQRGNRLLRRKEERLLQLENSIAKEPLFEDLSRLAGGRKVTFDVSESDLSSTVEPPDGTGDIPTVPAKVQELAESLQQISGQLNTVLGALGSLTQQQSTAPYTAFPPPLSHPHSTLAPTSSSSAPVIAQTYNLGTSSLAPPPPLERLSEPPWSWATQSGSAAPPLFSTPISSELSASRDILNSRWSQIFPGAAVAPLGSSTTRPSTAYSSYTPLNEHSRGLHSTPRSAEMDGQRLQGLIDGNKRWLEMRKKDTSIPLFTRYQAPSSKSGLVQLGLDDNNQIRVYHY from the exons ATGACTGCAGCTGCTCTCGTAGGGGACCAGCTGATCCTCGAAGAGGAATACGATGAGAATTATATACCCTCTGAACAAG AGATCCAAGAGTATGCAAGAGAGATTGGCATTGACCCCGACAATGAGCCAGAACTTCTGTGGCTGGCAAGGGAGGGCATCGTCGCCCCTTTGCCTCCTGAGTGGAAGCCTTG CCAGGATGTGACAGGGGACATCTACTACTTCAACTTCACCACGGGTCAGTCCACCTGGGATCACCCCTGTGACGAGCACTACCGACGCCTGGTGGCCCAGGAGCGTGAGCGAGGTCAGCTCACAGCCACAGCTGGGGGCACAGGAACcaagaaagacaagaaaaagaagaaagaaaagaaggagaagaaagagaagaagaagaaggaaccACTCAAAACTCCTGGG GCCCTCAGTTCGTCTCTGGGACCTCTGCAATCTTCGCTTACCAGCCTGGCTCCCCTGCGaggtttggacacccctggccaAAGCGCTCTCTCTGGATCTGCCCCTGCCCTGCGGGGGTCTCTCGGCAGCTCCGGGGGATTGGAACCCCTCAAGACACCCCTACAG GCTCCTCGAACCAGTGGATCAACCAGAATACTCGGCAGCCGACAGGAAGAGAGAGTGTCACTTACTTTGCCTGATTTTGACAGTGATGATGAGAAAATCTCAGAAAACGAG CCAAGTCCTCATGAGTCAGACAGACTATTGAAGAATCTCCACCTGGATCTGGATGCCCTCGGAGGAAGCCTAAAGTATGag GAAAGTGATGCCACTGGCGCAGCACCAGCGGAGGAGAGGACGGAGCCAGAGTTGCAGGATTTGGGCCTGTCTGGTGACCACAGCCCTGAACCACAGTCACAACAA AATTCTGAAGCCAGTAAGAACATTGAGGAGGCGTCGTCCTCCATAGATAACAAG CTGTCGCACAAGGCTCTGGACATCAACGATCTGTCTAATGCTGTCAGTCCGCTGGAAAAAACTGACACAGAAgagaaggaagaggagaaaggagaaaagggggaaaggaaaggaggagggggcAGCAAGAG CCATGTGCTGGTCAAAGACAGAGACACATCCCCAGTGCATAAAGTTGACTGGCTTGTCCTTCACCAGTCCAGCCTTTCACCGTCACCCTCCATCTCCTCGCATTCAGACCAGGCTGTCACCCCCAGGCAAACGGCCCAGGGCCTCGGCGTACCTCTGGGACTTGAGAGGCCTGAAACTTCCAGGGGCCGACAGGCACGGTTTTCGAGCATCCAGGCTGATGGTGTTAAACGctccttaaaaaaacaagagaggGCTTTGGAAGAAGAGCCGAGAGGGAGAAGCTGGAAAGACGGGGAGAAGAAAGAgagtgagaaagaagaggaagaggagaggaagaggctagagagagaggagaggagtaAGAAGGAAAGAGAGGAGATGGAGAGGGAAAGGAGGAAAGCTGACCGAGAGatagaggaggagaaggagcgCATAGCTAAGGAAAAAGAACAGAGGATTCGTCTCCTCCGGGAAGAGCTgaaaagagaagaggaggaggaggaggagaaactgAGGGGGGAGACTGAGGAAAGACTGAG GGCTTTACGGCAGCACCTCCTGTctagaaggagagaggaggaggccaGGCTGAACGAGGAGTCTGACAGAATGTTGGAGGAGCTCAGAGAGTCTACGAAGAGGAAGAGggagcagcagcaacacaaaCTCAG GGAAGAGAGTGAAGTCCTGTTAAAGGAGGTACGTGTCACTCTAGAGGAAGAGCAAACTGCAGCGCGGGAAAGACTGGAGGCCCAGAAGACACGCGACATCGAGCGACTGAAGGCGGAGTTAGAAGAAGAGCTGGAGACGGAGAAGAAGAGGctccagagagagagggaggagaaacTGGACTCTCTGAAACAGGAG GTCAGAagcacagagaggaggagggagcTGATGATGAGTCCGCGGCCTGAGCTGCAACTGGCCGAGTACCACCGTGAG CTGACCGATGTGCTCCAGGAAGTGCGAGAGGAAGTGCAGCGGGATCACGAGAGGAAGCTAGAGCAGCTGAGGAACGACCACAGGAGAGAGATGAACAGCATAAGAGAGAAATATCTAGACGAG GAGACGGCTCAGAGGGAGCGCTTGCTGTCCACTCTGCAGGAGGACAGAGAGCGACTGCAGGCCTCACATGCTGTCCAGCTGGAGAAGCTCCGCTTACAGCTGGATGCACAGATACAAAAGACTGAGCTGGCAAACTCACGCAAG GAGTCAGAGCTGCAGGATTTGGGGGATCAGCTGGAGCTGAGAGCCAAAGAGCTGAAGAGCCAGGAGGCCATGCTGCTGACCAAG GCAGCAGatctgaagaggaggaggaagctgcttggagaagaggagcaggaagtggacagacAGATAGAG GCCTTACCTCGGCTGATCCAGGAAAGAGACCAGCTGAGAGAGGAGCTGGAGAGGATGAGAGAGGAGAAAGCCCAAGCCAGAGAACTCATCAATAGAGCCAGGGAGGAGAGGAGTGAGGccaaggagaaggaggagaggcTCAGGGAGGAGTTGGACCGAGCCAGGGAAGAGAGCAGGAGAGCCAGGGAGGACAAGGAGCACCTGGAGACCAAGGTGGCATTGCTGCAGGAGAGATGTGACCGCCTCAGCCACAGAGTCAG tttttgttttctcagtgAGCTGGAACGAGGTGAAGGGGCGAGCACGTCCCTGGAACAAGAGCAGGACAGAAAGAAGAAGGCAGAGAAAGCGACGATGCCCTCCGGTGACAGAGAAGACACATCACTACATGTAGATGACCTGGAGGAGCCGCCTCTTTCCCCTGTACctgacagcaacagcagcatgGATGA ATTCCGGCGGTACATCTCCTCACACGGCGCTTCCATCCAGAAGACCAAACTCTTcctggagagagagagcagccGGCTGATGGAGAGGCAGGCGGCCCTGCAGGCCCACCCCGCTCAAGGAAGAGCGACCGAAGAGACGATGAGAAACCTCGAGCAG GAGGCCCACAGTGTGGCAGAGTTGGAGCGGACGGTTCAGAGAGGAAACCGTCTCCTGCGGAGGAAAGAGGAGCGGCTTCTGCAGCTAGAGAACTCTATAGCCAAAGAG CCGCTGTTTGAGGATTTGTCTCGGCTCGCCGGAGGAAGGAAGGTAACCTTTGATGTGAGTGAGTCAGACCTCAGCAGCACCGTGGAACCGCCAGATGGGACAG GAGATATTCCCACCGTTCCAGCCAAAGTCCAGGAATTAGCAGAGTCCCTGCAGCAGATCTCAGGCCAGCTCAACACCGTCCTGGGTGCCTTGGGTTCACTGACCCAGCAGCAGAGCACCGCACCTTACACAGCTTTCCCTCCACCTCTGTCTCATCCTCACTCCACTCTAGCTCCTACCTCCTCCTCATCAGCTCCTGTCATTGCTCAGACGTACAACCTGGGAACCAGCTCCTTAGCCCCGCCTCCTCCTCTGGAGAGGCTCTCAGAGCCACCGTGGAGCTGGGCGACTCAGAGCGGCTCTGCAGCCCCCCCACTCTTCAGCACGCCCATCAGCAGTGAGCTGAGTGCATCCAGGGACATCCTCAACAGCCGCTGGAGCCAGATATTCCCTG GAGCAGCTGTTGCCCCGCTCGGTTCCAGCACGACAAGACCCTCCACAGCTTACTCATCATACACTCCTCTGAA tgAACACAGCCGGGGGCTTCACTCCACACCGAGATCAGCTGAGATGGACGGCCAGAGGCTGCAGGGGCTGATAGACGGCAACAAGAGGTGGCTGGAAATGCGCAAGAAAGACACCAGCAT ACCGCTGTTCACCCGCTATCAGGCTCCCTCCTCAAAGAGCGGGCTGGTCCAGCTGGGCCTGGATGATAACAATCAGATCAGAGTCTATCATTACTGA